In Vicugna pacos chromosome 1, VicPac4, whole genome shotgun sequence, a single window of DNA contains:
- the RSPH1 gene encoding radial spoke head 1 homolog isoform X1 yields the protein MSDLGSEELEEEGENDLGEYEGDRNEMGERHGHGKARLPNGDVYEGNYEHGKRHGQGTYKFKSGARYVGEYVKNKKHGQGTFIYPDGSKYEGEWANDLRHGHGVYYYVNNDTYTGEWFAHQRHGQGTYFYAETGSKYVGTWVNGQQDGAAELVHLNHRYQGKFLNKNPVGPGKYVFDIGCEQHGEYHLTGVEREEEEEGETLVTVIPKWKATRITELALWTPTLPEKERLADGAGQEEAPGAEGRGEPAEEAQPLTDLSEGEMDSLRPGEEEGDITREEREGFHYDSLDQGNVSFEEEENRPSDLRD from the exons ATGTCGGACCTGGGCtcggaggagttggaggaggagggcgAGAATGATCTTGGG GAATATGAAGGGGATCGGAATGAGATGGGTGAACGGCACGGACATGGGAAAGCGAGACTGCCCAATGGGGATGTATATGAAGGGAACTATGAACACGGTAAAAGACATGGCCAG GGGACCTACAAATTTAAAAGTGGTGCTCGATATGTCGGagaatatgttaaaaataaaaagcatggtCAAGGCACTTTTATATATCCCGATGGATCAAAATATGAAG GGGAGTGGGCGAACGACCTGCGGCACGGCCACGGCGTGTACTACTACGTCAACAACGACACCTACACCGGGGAGTGGTTTGCTCACCAAAG GCACGGCCAAGGCACCTACTTCTATGCGGAGACTGGCAGCAAGTACGTGGGCACCTGGGTGAACGGACAGCAGGATGGTGCAGCCGAGCTGGTTCACCTGAACCACAGGTACCAGGGCAAGTTCTTGAACAAAAAT CCTGTTGGCCCTGGAAAGTATGTGTTTGACATTGGATGCGAACAGCACGGGGAATATCACTTAACAGGTGTG gaaagagaagaggaagaagagggggagACATTAGTGACCGTCATCCCCAAATGGAAGGCCACCAGAATCACAGAATTGGCCTTGTGGACCCCCACCCTCCCTGAGAAGGAGCGCCTGGCAGACGGAGCTGGCCAGGAGGAGGCCCCAGGAGCCGAGG GCAGGGGCGAGCCGGCGGAGGAGGCCCAGCCTCTGACGGACCTCTCAGAGGGGGAGATGGACTCACTGCGGCccggagaggaggagggagacatcaccagggaggagagagaggggttCCACTATGACAGCCTGGACCAGG gAAATGTTAgttttgaagaagaagaaaacaggccCTCAGATCTACGAGACTGA
- the RSPH1 gene encoding radial spoke head 1 homolog isoform X2, with protein sequence MSDLGSEELEEEGENDLGEYEGDRNEMGERHGHGKARLPNGDVYEGNYEHGKRHGQGTYKFKSGARYVGEYVKNKKHGQGTFIYPDGSKYEGEWANDLRHGHGVYYYVNNDTYTGEWFAHQRHGQGTYFYAETGSKYVGTWVNGQQDGAAELVHLNHRYQGKFLNKNPVGPGKYVFDIGCEQHGEYHLTGVEREEEEEGETLVTVIPKWKATRITELALWTPTLPEKERLADGAGQEEAPGAEGRGEPAEEAQPLTDLSEGEMDSLRPGEEEGDITREEREGFHYDSLDQGEHFGA encoded by the exons ATGTCGGACCTGGGCtcggaggagttggaggaggagggcgAGAATGATCTTGGG GAATATGAAGGGGATCGGAATGAGATGGGTGAACGGCACGGACATGGGAAAGCGAGACTGCCCAATGGGGATGTATATGAAGGGAACTATGAACACGGTAAAAGACATGGCCAG GGGACCTACAAATTTAAAAGTGGTGCTCGATATGTCGGagaatatgttaaaaataaaaagcatggtCAAGGCACTTTTATATATCCCGATGGATCAAAATATGAAG GGGAGTGGGCGAACGACCTGCGGCACGGCCACGGCGTGTACTACTACGTCAACAACGACACCTACACCGGGGAGTGGTTTGCTCACCAAAG GCACGGCCAAGGCACCTACTTCTATGCGGAGACTGGCAGCAAGTACGTGGGCACCTGGGTGAACGGACAGCAGGATGGTGCAGCCGAGCTGGTTCACCTGAACCACAGGTACCAGGGCAAGTTCTTGAACAAAAAT CCTGTTGGCCCTGGAAAGTATGTGTTTGACATTGGATGCGAACAGCACGGGGAATATCACTTAACAGGTGTG gaaagagaagaggaagaagagggggagACATTAGTGACCGTCATCCCCAAATGGAAGGCCACCAGAATCACAGAATTGGCCTTGTGGACCCCCACCCTCCCTGAGAAGGAGCGCCTGGCAGACGGAGCTGGCCAGGAGGAGGCCCCAGGAGCCGAGG GCAGGGGCGAGCCGGCGGAGGAGGCCCAGCCTCTGACGGACCTCTCAGAGGGGGAGATGGACTCACTGCGGCccggagaggaggagggagacatcaccagggaggagagagaggggttCCACTATGACAGCCTGGACCAGGGTGAACACTTTGGGGCCTGA